ggcgccgttggccttgGGTCTGCTCGTGTCGGGCTCGAGGCATCCGGTGACAAACACCTTGTCGTGCTCCTCGCTGATTTTTCTGCGCGTAATCATGTCAGCTCTTGCCAATTGCGGACGGGGCAGAATTCGGAACGTACCTGATGGCTGGCGGTGCACCGGCAGGCATCAATATTCTTCCAGGAGAACTGGGATGTCTGACGAACAGCACGAGGATAAGGATGACAACGATCAGAGggaagaggatgacgacgccgaggggcACCGAGATGCTCGAGTTACCACGGAGGCGCAAAGGTCTTctgaagaaggcgaggcgAGATGCCAGTCTGTTCTGGCGAGCATGCTTTGTGGTAggcttctcgtcggcggtgggTAGTTGAGGTGCCGTCGAGGGAATGGCCTTGACGGCTCGTCTAAAAAGATCCATgactgcggctgcggcttACCGTGGCCAGCAGAGTCGtgaaagaagaaagagaaggtCGGTCAGCTGGTCAGGCGGGTGTTGGATGAATGTCGGATGAGAGATAGGATGGCTCTCTGGGGCGATAGCGCTGCGCGGAGAGGCGTGTCGTCGAGATGGATTAGGATTGGTCAAGGGGCACGATGACGCTGGCGATTTGCGGTGCGAAGCGACGATTAAGATTTTTCGTTTGGATGAACGCGCGAACCACGAACAAAAAGCAAAGCCGTATCTGCGTCTGGTCGAAGCAGCGAGAAAAGGGTTTCCTGTCGGACGAGGCGTGTGTCGGGCGATGAGAATTGCCAAGTAAACGTGAACGAGCGGCAGGGACGAACTTTCCCTCGAGCAAGGCGTCGACTGCGGTTGCGGCGATGGGAAGTGCTGAGCGAGCTGGCCGAAGACGGGCGAAGCTGAGACTTGACAATATTCAGGCTGCGCGTCAAAGGAGACGGTGGGGGGGTGTCAGCACGGTAAGCTGGGTGGTCGACTACCCTCTCGTAACGGTGTCGTCGAAAGGTCAAAAGGCCGACGGGTTGAGCCGAGTCGATGGTCAATTGCGTCAACAGGACGTCTCGGCAGGTGACATAGGCCAGTGGTGGCGTTCGcgaagagaaaaagaaaaagaagaagcgcgTGGCCCAAAACGGTCTTGTCGTctttcgtcgtcgtcgtcgggtcgtgggaggaggggggagggggttcgAGAGGGAAGTTCGTCGGCGGAGAGGGGCGGGTTCGTTAAAGGTTGGAGGGATAGGGAGAGGtaggaagaaaaaagggagcagcagcaagtcGGCTAATTAGGGAAGAAACCAACTTTtcgggggggtgggaggaggatggaagAGAGATGATAAAAAAAAGATAAAAAAGCTGACAGATGTCACGGACACGGATGAGGAGAGTCcaggtcggtcggtcggttgGCGTGTGTTTTTGGCGATAGGAGAGCCCGGGGACGGGGGAGACGTCGACGGGGGCGCGGGGGCAAGTAGCGAGACAGGGACGCCGGTCTCCTGTCATGCACCAAACAAAAAAATTGGAAAGGACACACAGGCAAATGGCAAATGGGCAGCGGATGGCGAAGCACACGACATGGAAAAGGGACCGCCGACCGGTATTCGTTAGCGTCCCGGTATGGGTATGGGGGTGGGAGGGTTAAGGGGGACGGACATTGTCCTGCCACTGCTACCTACTGACTACCACTGCTACTGACAACTGTCACCCTGTTGACTTGTCGCCCGTGACCTGTTCGACTCATAGCCGTCTTTTGCAGCCTTCTCGAAGTCTCGATCCCCATCTTTGACAACTTGCCTTTGTCTTGTTGCTTCGAGTTTGCTTGATCAATGAACGATCTGGTACTTTtttttgctgctgctgggatGCCAGAGACGAGACCGCACTGGACTGCGGGAGCTGCAACAACAGGGAACTCGACGCAGCCAACCAGGCCAAGCCGAGGGCAAACAGAGTGGATACGAAGGGGCTTCGAGTGGattcggactggcccaggCACCTCGCATCATTGGGTGGATCATCCCGCCAAGAACCGCGGAAAGGAGGGAGTGGATACCCTCCTTTTTCCTCCCGAGTACGTACCGTCTTCTTGGGCAATCTGGACTTTCTGGCGTTCTACATCGTACATCCCATCCGTCTCGATAGGCACCTACAGTgagctaggtaggtaccaGCAAACAAACTGGATTTCTTGATTCTTTGCCAACTGCCAACTGCCAGGTTCTAGCTTCCAGCTTCCATCTTCCGTTATCCTTCCCAGTAGTCCCATACGCATCTGCATTGCCCGAATCAATCTTTGCCAATTTCCCGATTCCCTGCCCATCGGTTCCATCTCCTGCAGACACTGCTGCACTGCTGCAACTGCACCAGCGCCTGCACCTGCGCCAACGCCAATGCTAGCAAGCACTTGCAAAGGAAGAAGCCAAGTTAATCGCCAGCAGCCCTGGCACCTGGGCTGCTTTGGGAGGGGGCTCCCCCTTGATCACCTAAAGCCATCGTCCAATCGCCGGGCAGACGAAACCACTCCTAAATCCGAGGCACCCTGTCCTATCGCGGCCTGTCCATCCCTTTTTTGCGCATGCGACACAGATCTCCCGCCTGCCAGCTGCCTGCCACTGTCGGCACATATCTGTCTTCCACGGCTCCGCAAGACAGTCAAGGATGACTTCCATGACCTGTTGAGCTGTGGGTCGCTGGATAACCATGACTTCAACTCTATCAAACTGGGTGGGCTGTATGACCGATGCGCCCTGCTTTGACTCGCTTTCCAAGAGACCTGTTCGTCAATCTTCGATGCCAAGCGTGACCCGCCACGCAACCATATTCACGTTATCCCGGTGCTGTGCCTGCAAAACAGCTGGACGGAAAGAACCAGTTCAGCGAAACAATAACTGACACACAAATGCTATGTAATCGAGAACCGGATGATGGTTTGCTCTCTATAGGTGCAGGCAAGTTGCGCTGTTCAAAGTGCGTTTCGAAATGGCCATCGTAATGTCTGATAACTCCGGAAGGAATCGCATCCTATCACAGCCTTCAATGGTAGAAGTGTCATGGTTCAGGTCATCTTTCCCCAGAGCTACTATCATTAAGTAGCAAGGTGTCAATTGGCCTCCAATGTTCTTACTCGACAATTCTTGAGCCTCAATTCTTGCCTTATTCGGGGGTTTCCATGGAAAGACACCGCTTCGCTTCGTTGGCGTCAACTTGCCGCAATGCCTGACATACTTACGGCCGTCTCTCCTCTTACCAATCCAACTCTTGTTCCCTTTACCCTTGCTGTCCCGCGTACTGTCAAACCAGATAGGTGGTCACGCCGAGCCGTATACCGAGTTCGAGGACATGAGGTGAAACCACTTTGTGAGTGGTACCGCATTCTCCTTAACGCAAGTGTCTAGGTGCACGCGTTCCTGCGTGACCTGCTTCTCCTTGTTGGACAGGTCCGTCTCGTATTgcttcgtcttcttgccTCTGGCGTTACTAACGTGCGGTGTTCCAACTTGGGCCAACCGTCCCTCATTTCTCGTATGGTGTTTGTGACGTGGTTGTTTCATGATAGTCCATGCTAGTGACAGAACTTCTCCGGCATGACTGGTCTCATCCATTCAATGACTTTCCCCCGCTGTCTTTATTTCTCCTTGCTAcgcatcttcttctcttcatACCTTAACCaccccatcatcatccttATCAACGGGCCCTGCAACATCGTCGGCACCAAGTCCAGAAACAACATCGGCACCGCATGCCCCCAGTACGGCACCACAACCGCTCGTCCACACCCGACCCGGTCCAGGATACTCTGGGCCATCGTCTCAGCCGAAGGCCAAAATACCCGTGGCTGCATCAGCTCCGTCCTTGTCGCCACGGGCCCGACCCTCATGCCCAGCACCTCCACGTCTACGCCATCCAGCGCGAGTTCCTCCGCCATGCTCGTCGACAGCGCATTCATATATGCCTTGCTCCCGCCGTAGAACGAGAGCAGCGGCGGCCCCACGTCGGCCAACGAGCCCACGTTGACGATGAGCGCGGGCTCCGCCGGGCCCGTGAGCCTCGGCAAAAGAATCGAGGACAGCAGCGTCGGGAAAAGGGCGTTCATGTGCACGTTGTCCGCGATCTCGCCCACCGTGGACTCGTCCAGCCGCCGCATGACGGGCACCATcggcacgccgccgacgttgTTCACAAGCACCCTCAGGTTGAGGTTTTCGAGCGGCGCCAGCATGACGTCCCACAGCGGCGCCCCGGCGCCCAGGGCCACGGCATCGCCGACCATGATCCGGAACTCCCGGCCCGGGTGCcgcgcggcgaggtcgtgCCTGACACCCTCGAGCTTGACATCGTTGCGGCCGTGGATGACGACGTTGAagccgcggcgggcgagcTCGTCAGCGAGGCCCttgccgatgccgtcgctcgcgccggtgacgagggcCCACGCGGGCCTTCCGTTGACGGTTCTGCGGTAGCGGTCGAGTGCGGATTTGCGGacgaaggggaagaagggccAGGAGAGGTTGTAGGcgacggcaaggagggcgaggagccCGACTGTTGGGAGGAATCCGAGTGATTCCATATTCAATAGGGATGAGTAGTGTTTGAGGTTGAGTACTGATGGCAAGAGGGAGGAGACCACTGACATCCCCAAACCTGCCCACCGCTTCCTATTTAACACCTCCCCAAAAGACACGTGAAGCACACATGTGAATGGACGGACCAGACGTCATCCAGCTCATGATATCTTCGAACGGGCTCCCGTGGCAGGGATGTGTGAAGAAATGCCAAACGCTCCTCTTCATGCTTCCTGCGTGGGAGCTGGGCCATCCAGGGACCGGAGACGCCAACGCAAGTCCGAGATACGGATACGCCTATAACTCCCCACGCGCTCCCTCCGAAGTCAACTGATTTCACGCACTCGTGCCAGATCTACCCGTGCGCGCCGTGGCATGTgtgggggaggaagagagagagggggggagggggcggtTCTCAAAACATTTCAatgacgaggaagaaagTTAAGCTAAACTCTTTCTCCCGTCTCCCCCGGGCAATTCTCTTTCCAAATGAAATCATGCCCGAGTTCCGAGGCGAGGAACCTCTGTCAATATCAGACGGAAACCGACGAGTGAGAAAAGCCCCCAGCGTTCTTTGTGCATGGGGTAGTATACAATGTCTGTACATACATGTCGCCGGGAAGTAATAGTACATTCTTTTCGCCTGCCGTGACCTTTTTTGGTCTCTCTTCCCCACCGCCGTCTCAAGAACCTCCTGACTCGTCTGCTCCTCCGTCGGTGATTCTCAGCTTACCAGAGGAGATCATCGGCgctggccttcttcgccttctgGAGGGCCGCCCGGCCGGGCTTCACGACGCGCTTCCTCGGGATAGGTACCTTGAAGTACAAACTGGGCGACTCGCCCTCCTTGAGAAGGTGGCTCAGATAGCCGCGGTGGGCGGGGTCGCGGTAGTACTCGATGTCCTCACGGCTCGTAGGGTCGGGCAGGCGGTACTTGAAGGGCTTTGAGCGCGCCTCGGCAAGGACGCTGGCGACGTACTCCTTTCCGACGGGCAGGGGCTTGTCCGTATTCTCGCTCTCGCCGCGCAGGATGCGCCTGATGGACTGCTTGGTGTAGAACCTCGTGAGgatcttgccgccgttggcctctacggcgtcgatggcggaggcggaggcgcgTGAGACCATGATGTCGATGGGCTGGCGCAGGTCCTGCTTCCCGCGACCGAGGAGTTTAATGCCGTCCTTGACGGTGCCAATGAGGCCCGACTCGATGATCTCCTTGACGGTAATCTGCTTCGTGGGGTCGATAcggccggcgtcgatccATTgctggagcttgtcgagGTTCAGCTTGGACATGCGGGGGGCGCGCCTGGTTGGGATTAGCAGCGGTTCCCCGTTTGTGTGTAGcgagggaaagaaaaaggggagAAAAGAGCACCTACAAGTTGTCGAAGCCCTTGGTTCCCCTTTGCACGATCAAGGGCGTCTGACCACCCTGGAACCATGGCTTGACCTTGCCGTGCTGACCCTGACCCTTGTGACCTCTTCCGGatgtcttgcccttgccggccGAGGCACCTCGACCGACGCGGATGCGCTTGTTGTAGGCGCCCTTGTTGTCGCTCAAGCTGGCGAGGATGGAGGCATTGCGAcgggcggtggtggtggtgatggaggTGGTGGACGTGGTAGTGCCGATGGACAGGCCGGCGAAGAGGGAGACGAGGCTAGGGGGGTTCGTCGAGGGTCGCAGGGCTCGGCTACAGCATGTCGTCAGATGCAATGGGGACAGCAACCGTGGAGGCATCGTCGCTGTCggtgtgtggtggtggtagtggtggtcgtcggcgatggtgacACGCCCAAGATCGCGGAGTCTAGGTTCGGTGTTCGGTCCTCCAAAATTTCCAATGGAGCCAGCCGCCTCGCGGGAGCTGCAGTAGCTGGCGGCCCCGGTCGCACGCACAGCCGAGCGGAGCCACGCGAAGAAACACTGAAACTGCACAGCCACTCAGCCAAGGTCGAAGCGTGTGGCGGGCGTGGTGGGTGAGTAGACGCTATGAGTTGCGTGTGGCTGATGGTAGGTGTTACATAATCACTGAGAGAAGCACCTGAATCCCTTTCAACCGGGCAGGGAACGTCCCCCAAATGGAGTCATGACTTGCGTCGAAGGTGCGTGGCGCGCCTAAAGCTCCCCCTGGTCGCAGCCCagcgcccctcccccttctccccgaCGTGCAACATGGCCCATTTTGCTCCGCTGTAGCGTGGTGTCCTAGTCAGGGCAGCCAGCGTCGAGAATGTAGACTCgactaggtaggtaggtgtaCCTACCCGACGACAGAGACCATGGCCGTCTGTCAGTGTCAGGCACAGACAGGCTCCAATGACGGGATTCGGGCTTCTAGGCTCATCCCTCGTCCAAGATCGGGTTCCTGAATCCTGAACCCTGAGGCCCGTTGTCTCTAGGGCCCGCCGCCTTGACTCTCGAAGCATGTCTCAAGCTTTCGGGCCTCGGTTTGCCTAGCAgtgggaaagggaagggggcaataaaagaagaaggggggagagaaaagTTTCAAGCTTTCTCCCTGACCGCTGACTGCTTTCTTCCATAATCACCTCCATACGGAACATCAATTGGCATTATCGTGGCCTGTCGCATCGCATCACATCATCCATCGCTTGGCGCGCGTGCATCCTTTGATGTTGAATTTGGTGTTGTGACCAAGGCAGCGGGCAGTTCTACCAACTGCCAAAGCTCACCCCTCCACCCTCCCTGCTCGGCTCTGCGCATcgtctctgtctgtctgttaCTGCAGTACATGCGCGTCGGGCGTCGTCTGTTAGTACGCGGCAAGCTTACTACAACCCGACCTTCTCTTATCTTGTCTCGTCACTCACTCCAGCCGCCCGCAACCCTCCCAGTCCCCGATTACGCATCAATTGCGAGGCCTGCTTTCTCCTGCAACTCGCTCGCCCTCTCGCCCTCTACCTGTCTCTCTACTCCTCCGTCTCGTACCCCaggcagcaacagcagcagcagctcatcCAATTGCCATTGGACGGAATCCCAATCGGCCGACGGGTCACACAGCTACGAACAAGTAGAGCGAGTACCATACCGTACCACACCGTACCGTACCATACCTACTCTCTACTGTACCACCAGCCAGATCCATTACCACCCTGACGACGCTTGAGcttcgacgccctcgtcctccccaATCGGTGGCTGATACTTAATCGCCATACAATGTCCCTCTTCGGCTCGTCGCCACCGGCGGATTCTCCGTCCAACACCTCTGCTGCGCCCTCGCGATCTCTATTCGACGAAGAGCCCATGTCCAAGTCCGCTTCCAACTCGCTAttcaccgacgacgacttcgccGGAGCCGAGTCCTCGCCCTGGGACATGCCTACcccgaggaagaagcagtctcgcgccgacgtcgtccgcaACCTGCTGTCCGCTTCCGACGTGCCCGACGCCTACATTGAGACCTTTGACACCGTCGTACGCGACGATGGAGCTGGAGGGCGTGTCACCGCCGGCGGTGTGGCCAAGCTATTTGCAGCCGCGCGCCTGGGGGCGGACCACCAGGCGCAGATCATGTCCATGGTTGTGCCCGCTGCAGGTGGCGACATCACCGTCGCCCGCGGCGAGTTCaacgtcctcctcgccctcatcgccctTGCCCAGGAGGGCGAGACCATCAGCCtcgacaccgtcgacgaACGACGCAGGAGTGAGTCCATTTCCCTCGTTCCTTTCCAGCCTCTTCGTCTGCTTCATCATCCCCAGCCACCCTCCCGTGTGCTTTTGCCGTGCCTTATGTCATGACCTCGGCACCCTGTCCGCCGAGCTATCATACCTTACCTAGCTTGTACTTACTTATCAGTGCGCCGCAATCTGTGTGGGGTTCCTTGCTAATTGCCAATGCACCAATCCAGATCTCCCACTCCCCAAGCTCGCCGGCCTGACTGCTGCTCCCGTGATGCCTCCCGTCTCAGAGCTTGCTGTCAACCCTCCCCAAGCTCCCGCAACCCCCGTCCAAGAatcttcatcgccgccaccgccgcctcagCCGAGCAGCCTGCGCCGACCTCCAATGGACTTTCCCGAACCCGAAGACCCGTGGAACTCACCCGACGTACACAAGGGTCATGCccacgccatcgccgcctctCCCAGCAGGACCAATGGCGCCAGTCCACAGCACCCTGCGCTAAACGCCAATGGTAACGGCAATAGCAACGGCAACGggaacggcaacggcaatgGCGATTACAGCACGTCACCAGGCACAGCCATTGCCGGTCGGACCATGTCTTCTTACACAACTGCCACCGCTGGCTCCGATACGGGTTCTGGGCGTCATGCTGTGATCAGTGGCACGTCgccgggcggcggctggggcgGCTACTTCGACGGCAGCACCCAGGGCGGCGGATTCAATGAACCCGTCCCCAATCAGATCACAAGCCCCTTCGGCAGCACGGGTGGCGGACGCGACGCGACCGGAAGCTCCGCAGCCGTGCCGCCTTTGCGGCCTGCCGTCAGCGGCCGATCAGGAGGCCCCGTGGAGGAGAACATTGTCGTCACTCTGCTGCCTGAGAAGGAGGGCCTTTTCATGTTCCAGCACCACAACTACGAGGTTTCGAGTATTCGACGGGGCAGCAAGGTCATCAGACGGTACAGCGACTTCGTATGGCTTTTGGATTGTCTGCACAAGCGCTATCCTTTCAGGGCGCTGCCTCTGTTGCCGCCCAAGCGCGTCGCTGGTGAGTTTGGCGCGCGCCGCATTTCACTATTTTTGCTAACGGCAGAAGTCAACGGTAACCATTTCTCCAACGACGGCGCCTTCATCGAGAAGCGCCGCAGAGGCCTGGCAAGATTTCTAAACGCCCTCGTTCGGCATCCCATCCTTGGCCAGGAACAGCTCATCATCATGTTCCTTACCGTGCCAACTGTAAGCCACCTCTCGCCGACGTGACGAATCTCGCTAATTATCAGTATCAGGAACTGGCCGTATGGCGCAAGCAGGCCACCATTTCCGTCCAAGACGAGTTTCAGGGTCGTGTCTTGCCACCTGGGCTGGAGGACTCGTTGCCCCCTaccctcgaggccctcttCGACAAGACACGGTCCGGTATTCGGCGGTCGGCGGAGCTTTACATTAACATTTGCAACGTTATGGACCGTTTGGTGAAGCGTAGCGAGGGTGTTGCTGCCGACCATGCCCGCATTGCCATGTCCCTTACTTCGTTGACGGAAACGAGCGCCGATACCTACGCGAGCGACACCAACGAAGTGCCTCTGCTCAACGACGGTCTGACATCCATGAGCAGGCACCTGAGAACGTGCCAGACCCTGTTGGAAGACGAAAGCAAGGCGTGGGATGAGGGAGTGCTGGAGGATCTCAAGCGCCAGCGTGATGCTCTCGTCAGTATCCGCGACTTGTTTGATCGCAGGGAACGTCTTGACAAGGACAACATTCCCTACCTCGAGCGGAGGATCCAGACCAACGAGACGAAGCTGGCGAACCTCCGTAGCAAGCCTGAGGGCATGGTCAAGCCAGGCGAGATTGAGAAGGTGGTTGACGCGATTATCAAGGTATGTTCCTTCCCATGTTCCACCTCCACGTTCACCCAACGACATACTAATACTTGTTTGCAGGATAAAGAGTCCATCGTCAACCAGCACAACCGATCCATCTTCGTCAAGGAATGCATCCGCGACGAGCTCATCTACTTCCAGCATACGCAATTCCACGTCTCGCGCTGGAATCAGGACTGGGCTCAGGAGCGCGTCAAGTACTCCGAGATGTTGGCCGACAATTGGCGCCGtctccttgacgagcttgagGGCATGCCCCTCGGCGACTAATGCCTCCGTCATCTCCCGTACCCTTTACCACACACCGACACATTGCATATCAGCGTCATCTCTATTTCAGGCGTTCCGGTCTTTACTCTACATCCGTCAGACAATTCAATCAGCTCTGTTGGACTGACTAGTCGGCGGCAGTCCTCATCTTGTACGAAACTGTGTCGTTGTCGTTTTTTCCGAGCGCGATGTGTTCCAGACCAGATGTACATTTTAGAGCAGGGACCCGTTGACGAATACCCTTTGGTTACGCAAATTGCTTAATATACGGTGCTTAATCTGTATCCTCGTTGTCGACGCCGGGATTGTGCGATTTGTCCCATCGTCATCATAATGACTTGAACCCATATCAAGGTCGTCTCGTTGGGAATGAGAACTGCCTCAGAGGGAGGCCAGGTCATTTATCAATATTTTCCCCCTTGGATGACTGTCTTGCCTAGTAACTCATTCTAGTATCGTGCCCAAGAAGCCGCCCATGTACCAGTTTGAGGTCATCTCATGCTTGTCCTAACTTGAATGAATAAAACTCTAGTGATGGAAGTTTCTTTACCCTTATCCCGACACCCCTTTCCCTATATCTCCCACATTATCCCCAAATATGTTCACAGGTTTTGTCCCCAGAGGTGTTTACCATACTTGTCCTATCACTACCAGCTCCCTCGTTGCTGCGACCAAAGCCCTTTAAAGGTCCAGTTGCTGCGATGAGAACTCTTCATCTGGTTGCTGCGATGATATCTCCTCAGCTTATTACGCGATGAAAGCCATTCATCCAGTCACGCGACAAAAACCATTCATCTAGTCGCTGCGATGAAAGTCTTCCACACTTCTGGTCCCCCTATTTCAGCAAGCTTGGTGAGGGCATCAAGTGGCCTCACATAAGGGTCTCGTCAGGCTTCGTGAGCCTGGGACCAAGCCCTAATGGTCGATTAGTCGTCGACAAGGTCTTCTTTGGAAAAGAACATAGACAACAAATATTCTTCCATTGGACTCGCCTGGAgttttctctttctttctttcccccaGACTTCGACAGAACCGAAGAAAATCTTCTTTTAGCCCAGGTCGAAAGGAAGAGATCACAAAACACAAGTCGAGGCCAACAAGACTGCTCAAAGGACACAGAACAGCATCATCCATCATGGCCGTAGgttccctttctcttcctttctcTTATATCTTCATTGGAGGGGACTCAGTCCTTGTGTCCTTACCCTGTGTCTTCCCTTCGATATGCAGCCCTCCTTCCATGACTACAGTGTCTTATCCTTCCTCTCGTCCGATGTCCCTTTACAAGACGACCGTGGGAACTTACGGTAACTGATGATATATAGGGCAAGAAaaccgaggagaaggagcccgGTCTTTTCGTcagtgacgacgaggacgacaacgatTCTGTCGGCGGCAAAGAGAATCCCGGCaatgaggaggaggacgaggaggattATCACGACAGCGATACCGATTCGTACGTCAGCACAATCGACGCCAATGGTAACCCAATCGCCTACAACGGCCGTGGCGGAGAGATCGACCCCCACCACGGCTGTACTCGCACCTCCTTCGCGAGCGATGGCCAGGAGTACACCGGCAACGCCATCCGCCGCTGCAAGGCGGTCGCTTACAACCCCATCTACGCCACGTGGTGCTTCTGCATCCGCCACAAGCGGTGCAAGCCCGAGATCAACTTCACGGACAGGAACGGCCGTATCACGTGCCGTAGCTGCCACGACTGCCGAGCCGCGTCTGAGACTCGCAACACCAAGGACAAGCGCCTGCGCAAGAAGTTGATGGCTAAAAAGGTGAAGGAGTGGCGGAGCAAGGCCTTGCCCGGCCACCGGTTCCACTACGGAAAGCCGACGAAGGAGCAGCCTCGTCGTAAccccgactcggacgacgaggatctcggcggcaagggcggctCGTCTGGTGGTGGAATCGCCGGCACCCTCATCGCTGGCCAGTGAGCGAGCTGGAGCTCTTTCCCGCCGGCATCGATAGGCAGCTAAGGGGAGGAAGGCGAGAGGGGGGTCGAAAGGAGAGATGGCAGCACGGTCCGGCAAGGGACGAAATCTTCACAGTcgtgggatgggatggattTAGGTCTAGGAACTTGGGGAAAGACGGTAGTCCGGACCCTCTCGAGCCGTTTGCTCTCCTAATTCATCAACATTCCTCGAACCTTATATGGCCTTTGAttttgttttgtttcgtGATTTTTGTGATGTGTCAAGAAGATGTAATTCGATTCCTGGCATTCTCCCATGTCAAGAGATTAGATTCCGGA
The genomic region above belongs to Colletotrichum higginsianum IMI 349063 chromosome 2, whole genome shotgun sequence and contains:
- a CDS encoding Sorting nexin mvp-1, which gives rise to MSLFGSSPPADSPSNTSAAPSRSLFDEEPMSKSASNSLFTDDDFAGAESSPWDMPTPRKKQSRADVVRNLLSASDVPDAYIETFDTVVRDDGAGGRVTAGGVAKLFAAARLGADHQAQIMSMVVPAAGGDITVARGEFNVLLALIALAQEGETISLDTVDERRRNLPLPKLAGLTAAPVMPPVSELAVNPPQAPATPVQESSSPPPPPQPSSLRRPPMDFPEPEDPWNSPDVHKGHAHAIAASPSRTNGASPQHPALNANGNGNSNGNGNGNGNGDYSTSPGTAIAGRTMSSYTTATAGSDTGSGRHAVISGTSPGGGWGGYFDGSTQGGGFNEPVPNQITSPFGSTGGGRDATGSSAAVPPLRPAVSGRSGGPVEENIVVTLLPEKEGLFMFQHHNYEVSSIRRGSKVIRRYSDFVWLLDCLHKRYPFRALPLLPPKRVAGEFGARRISLFLLTAEVNGNHFSNDGAFIEKRRRGLARFLNALVRHPILGQEQLIIMFLTVPTELAVWRKQATISVQDEFQGRVLPPGLEDSLPPTLEALFDKTRSGIRRSAELYINICNVMDRLVKRSEGVAADHARIAMSLTSLTETSADTYASDTNEVPLLNDGLTSMSRHLRTCQTLLEDESKAWDEGVLEDLKRQRDALVSIRDLFDRRERLDKDNIPYLERRIQTNETKLANLRSKPEGMVKPGEIEKVVDAIIKDKESIVNQHNRSIFVKECIRDELIYFQHTQFHVSRWNQDWAQERVKYSEMLADNWRRLLDELEGMPLGD
- a CDS encoding Estradiol 17-beta-dehydrogenase 12-A, producing MESLGFLPTVGLLALLAVAYNLSWPFFPFVRKSALDRYRRTVNGRPAWALVTGASDGIGKGLADELARRGFNVVIHGRNDVKLEGVRHDLAARHPGREFRIMVGDAVALGAGAPLWDVMLAPLENLNLRVLVNNVGGVPMVPVMRRLDESTVGEIADNVHMNALFPTLLSSILLPRLTGPAEPALIVNVGSLADVGPPLLSFYGGSKAYMNALSTSMAEELALDGVDVEVLGMRVGPVATRTELMQPRVFWPSAETMAQSILDRVGGKKTKQYETDLSNKEKQVTQERVHLDTCVKENAVPLTKWFHLMSSNSVYGSA
- a CDS encoding ribosomal protein L15 gives rise to the protein MPPRLLSPLHLTTCCSRALRPSTNPPSLVSLFAGLSIGTTTSTTSITTTTARRNASILASLSDNKGAYNKRIRVGRGASAGKGKTSGRGHKGQGQHGKVKPWFQGGQTPLIVQRGTKGFDNLRAPRMSKLNLDKLQQWIDAGRIDPTKQITVKEIIESGLIGTVKDGIKLLGRGKQDLRQPIDIMVSRASASAIDAVEANGGKILTRFYTKQSIRRILRGESENTDKPLPVGKEYVASVLAEARSKPFKYRLPDPTSREDIEYYRDPAHRGYLSHLLKEGESPSLYFKVPIPRKRVVKPGRAALQKAKKASADDLLW